A stretch of Sinorhizobium meliloti DNA encodes these proteins:
- a CDS encoding RsmB/NOP family class I SAM-dependent RNA methyltransferase yields the protein MPEDNKNDSRPKRSREHNRSGGAGARPGADAAAKPGLKSRQAAAKILAAVVDRKTPLDGMLDPERGNPAYRELSEADRALVRAILNSALRHLPRIRAAIDSLLQTPLPEGARALEHVLTVAATQILYLDVPDHSAVDLAVEQAQSDPRNRRFASLVNAVLRRLSREKEEILEKLRQVPAMPGWFFDRLVACYGPDQAERISEAQLVPAAIDLTVKSDAASWAERLAGTVLPTGSVRLQEFSGSIPSLSGFSEGAWWVQDAAASIPARLFGDISGKKVVDLCAAPGGKTAQLVLAGAEVTALDQSSSRLRRLKANLERLGFEARTKESDMAEFRPEELFDAALLDAPCSSTGTTRRHPDVLWTKGPQDVEKLARLQERLLRHALTLVKPGGLIVFSNCSLDPLEGEEVVARVVADSGCERVPIDAADWPGLEKAITALGEFRTTPAMLPLEPPFAGGLDGFYAAVLRRAGA from the coding sequence ATGCCCGAAGACAATAAGAACGATTCACGTCCGAAACGATCCCGAGAGCACAACCGCTCCGGAGGGGCAGGAGCCCGGCCCGGTGCGGATGCCGCGGCCAAACCGGGCCTGAAGAGCCGCCAGGCGGCTGCCAAGATCCTGGCGGCGGTCGTGGACCGCAAGACGCCGCTGGACGGAATGCTCGATCCGGAGCGCGGGAACCCGGCCTATCGCGAGTTGAGCGAAGCCGATCGCGCGCTGGTGCGCGCCATTCTCAACTCGGCACTCCGCCATCTGCCTCGTATTCGTGCGGCCATAGACTCGCTTCTGCAAACGCCTCTGCCCGAGGGTGCTCGGGCTCTCGAACATGTGCTGACCGTTGCCGCCACGCAAATTCTCTATCTCGACGTTCCGGATCATTCGGCCGTCGACCTCGCAGTGGAACAGGCCCAGTCCGATCCGCGCAACCGCCGTTTCGCAAGCCTCGTCAACGCCGTGCTGCGGCGGCTTTCGCGTGAAAAGGAAGAAATTCTCGAAAAGCTGCGACAAGTCCCGGCGATGCCCGGCTGGTTCTTCGACAGGCTCGTCGCCTGTTACGGTCCCGACCAGGCCGAGCGCATCTCCGAGGCACAGCTCGTACCCGCCGCTATCGACCTGACCGTGAAATCCGATGCCGCTTCCTGGGCGGAGCGGCTCGCCGGCACCGTGTTGCCGACCGGCTCCGTTCGTCTTCAGGAATTCTCCGGTTCGATCCCGTCGCTTTCAGGCTTTTCGGAGGGCGCCTGGTGGGTCCAGGACGCGGCCGCCTCCATTCCGGCGCGCCTTTTCGGGGATATTTCCGGAAAGAAGGTGGTCGATCTCTGTGCCGCGCCCGGCGGCAAGACGGCGCAGCTCGTCCTCGCGGGGGCGGAGGTGACCGCGCTCGATCAGTCTTCAAGCCGGTTGCGGCGGCTCAAGGCCAACCTCGAGCGGCTTGGCTTCGAGGCCCGAACCAAGGAGAGCGATATGGCCGAGTTCCGGCCGGAAGAACTCTTCGACGCGGCCCTTCTCGACGCCCCCTGCTCCTCGACGGGCACCACCCGGCGGCATCCCGACGTGCTCTGGACGAAAGGCCCGCAGGACGTCGAGAAGCTCGCCAGGCTGCAGGAACGGCTGCTGCGGCACGCGCTTACCTTGGTGAAGCCCGGCGGTCTCATCGTTTTCTCCAATTGCTCGCTCGACCCGCTGGAGGGCGAGGAGGTCGTCGCCCGCGTCGTCGCCGACAGCGGATGCGAACGGGTGCCGATCGACGCAGCCGATTGGCCGGGGCTCGAAAAGGCAATCACCGCGCTTGGAGAGTTCCGCACGACACCTGCGATGCTGCCGCTGGAACCGCCCTTCGCCGGTGGCCTCGATGGCTTTTATGCCGCCGTGCTGCGCCGTGCGGGTGCCTGA